A region of Bacteroidota bacterium DNA encodes the following proteins:
- a CDS encoding efflux RND transporter periplasmic adaptor subunit, giving the protein MTAPARFSLFSGFALLVLAVVLALFFSGCSQPDGTAEEAAADSPAVLALPATPVEVVTIDAERFEDTIELTGTVEAPDDATLSAESSGRLTFVAEEGTYVRPGGTVARIDPALPRTALSQAEASRDVALAQLELAQDQFDRQEPLFADSIISALEFQGVRTQLAQAKAQVAQSEAAVEQAQEALSNTVVTAPFGGTVEQHFADRGEMVAPGMQVARVVATQRVEIIAGVPERYANDIRRGTPVRIAPTAYGLQDLRGSVSFVGSAINPQNRTFPVEVELDNRNGTLKPAMVMKLFVTRSVLDNVLAVPLAAIVRDEVGASVYVAVPEAEAKGGERLYTAERRRVALGPQASGRVVVNGGLQPGDRVIVSGQTQIATGDRVRVVGQDDQSVAALRR; this is encoded by the coding sequence ATGACCGCCCCCGCTCGTTTCTCGCTCTTCTCCGGCTTCGCGCTGCTCGTGCTCGCCGTGGTCCTCGCGCTTTTCTTCTCGGGCTGTAGCCAGCCCGATGGGACGGCGGAGGAGGCCGCGGCCGACAGCCCCGCCGTGCTCGCACTGCCCGCCACGCCTGTGGAGGTGGTGACGATCGACGCCGAGCGCTTCGAGGACACCATCGAATTGACCGGCACCGTCGAGGCCCCGGACGACGCCACGCTCTCGGCGGAGTCGTCGGGGCGGCTGACGTTCGTCGCCGAAGAAGGCACCTACGTGCGCCCGGGCGGCACGGTGGCGCGCATTGACCCGGCGCTGCCGCGCACGGCGCTGAGCCAGGCCGAGGCCAGCCGCGATGTGGCCCTCGCGCAGCTTGAGTTGGCGCAGGACCAGTTCGACCGCCAGGAGCCGCTCTTCGCCGACTCGATCATCTCAGCGCTGGAGTTCCAGGGCGTCCGCACCCAGTTGGCGCAAGCTAAGGCGCAGGTTGCCCAGAGCGAGGCTGCCGTCGAGCAGGCGCAGGAGGCGCTCAGCAACACCGTCGTCACGGCGCCCTTCGGCGGGACCGTCGAGCAGCACTTCGCCGACCGCGGCGAGATGGTCGCACCCGGCATGCAGGTGGCGCGCGTCGTCGCCACGCAGCGCGTCGAGATCATCGCGGGCGTGCCCGAGCGCTACGCCAACGACATCCGCCGCGGCACCCCCGTCCGCATCGCGCCGACCGCCTACGGCCTCCAAGACCTGCGCGGCTCGGTGTCGTTCGTCGGCAGCGCCATCAACCCGCAGAACCGCACCTTCCCCGTCGAGGTCGAGCTCGACAACCGCAACGGCACGCTCAAGCCTGCCATGGTGATGAAGCTTTTCGTCACGCGCTCGGTGCTGGACAACGTGCTCGCCGTGCCGCTCGCCGCCATCGTGCGCGACGAGGTCGGCGCGAGCGTCTACGTGGCCGTCCCTGAGGCCGAAGCCAAAGGCGGCGAGCGCCTCTACACCGCCGAGCGCCGCCGCGTTGCCCTCGGCCCGCAGGCGAGCGGGCGCGTCGTCGTCAACGGCGGCCTCCAGCCCGGCGACCGCGTCATCGTCTCCGGCCAGACCCAGATCGCCACCGGCGACCGCGTGCGTGTGGTCGGTCAGGACGACCAGTCCGTTGCCGCACTGCGCCGCTAG